From one Chanodichthys erythropterus isolate Z2021 chromosome 3, ASM2448905v1, whole genome shotgun sequence genomic stretch:
- the LOC137015384 gene encoding uncharacterized protein yields MFVLGLLTCIVLRAFRAQAKVVETFDECSEFFYKYTEPEGMDQNAKKICQKLDDGTTTMVFGDDDIYHHDYYYSTLYSIYHKIPLYSAYTLDPSCSDTTGKTNTWYLEPQISDSYSTIDYMVPENKKNQDTYKGNQAISSDYRDTGYDRGQLNPNSFQCADGRTATFTLTNAAPMDARFNRIQWKNWESTLKRFLIKKLDSEEATAYIVTGTVPDANKRIPQREKPEDSNRVTVPSHIWTAVCYEHHDDDECFSFGYIGENLPEGKVNLMSVSQLNKRLNQLYELSNIKIFVDDCFEDHNKLDEVKKAFQKVIGLPATLDVQDTYDALHTVSTNGEDVEVTDMIVKLTFDSLSSYSTVAEELQVSTERACLITNYGKESVECQMVPKKRNIAADGSPCLRISDSGSGCRCYTGGEIKPCCSSLCLYQDDLQSYRCSSGQELIACSPPYSLITYKGERCKDDHPCGKYGEDYYWCNKISGGWDYCSPPLWRSKAKNGQYCRNNNACAKYGSSYRWCYTDDGKKHKCCTSDDCKSTLSGKTCKSDHPCGYHGEKYLWCHTTDGSWDYCCTSCG; encoded by the exons ATGTTTGTTCTGGGTCTGCTCACCTGTATTGTGCTGAGAGCATTCAGAGCTCAGGCAAAAGTGGTTGAGACCTTTGATGAGTGTAGCGAGTTTTTCTACAAATACACAGAACCAGAGGGAATGGATCAGAATGCCAAGAAGATATGTCAAAAGTTAGACGATGGAACCACAACTATGGTGTTTGGTGATGATGACATATACCACCATGATTATTACTATAGTACGCTGTACTCAATTTATCACAAGATTCCCCTCTACAGCGCCTACACACTGGATCCTTCATGCTCAGACACTACTGGAAAGACAAACACGTGGTACTTAGAGCCACAG ATTTCTGATTCCTACTCCACAATTGATTATATGGTCCCTGAGAATAAAAAGAATCAAGATACTTATAAAGGAAATCAAGCCATCAGCAGCGACTACAGAGACACTGGATATGATCGAGGACAACTGAACCCCAACAGCTTCCAATGTGCTGACGGCCGCACAGCAACGTTTACACTGACCAATGCAGCACCTATGGATGCGCGTTTCAATCGTATCCAGTGGAAGAACTGGGAGAGCACTTTAAAGAGATTTTTGATAAAGAAGCTTGACAGTGAGGAGGCAACAGCCTACATTGTCACGGGTACAGTACCTGATGCAAATAAACGAATACCACAGAGGGAAAAACCTGAGGACTCTAACAGGGTGACGGTGCCCTCTCACATCTGGACGGCTGTCTGTTATGAACACCATGATGATGACGAGTGTTTTTCCTTCGGCTATATAGGAGAAAACCTGCCGGAAGGTAAAGTAAACCTGATGAGTGTCTCACAGCTGAACAAACGGCTCAATCAACTCTATGAGCTCTCAAATATTAAGATCTTTGTGGATGATTGTTTTGAGGACCATAATAAATTAGACGAGGTTAAGAAAGCATTTCAGAAAGTAATCGGTCTTCCAGCGACCCTAGATGTGCAGGACACGTATGATGCGCTCCATACAGTCAGCACTAATGGAGAGGATGTCGAGGTGACTGACATGATTGTAAAATTAACTTTCGACAGTTTGAGCTCTTATTCCACTGTGGCAGAAGAGCTACAGGTTTCTACTGAAAGAGCTTGTCTTATAACTAATTACGGAAAAGAATCTGTTGAATGCCAGATGGTCCCAAAGAAGCGCAATATTGCAGCTGATGGCTCGCCCTGTTTAAGAATCTCTGACTCTGGTTCTGGCTGTCGCTGCTACACAGGAGGTGAAATCAAGccctgctgctcttctctctgtCTGTACCAGGATGATCTCCAGAGCTACAGGTGTTCCTCAGGCCAGGAACTGATAGCGTGTTCACCCCCGTACTCACTCATCACGTATAAAGGAGAGCGATGCAAGGATGATCACCCCTGCGGCAAATACGGTGAGGACTACTACTGGTGTAACAAAATCTCTGGCGGCTGGGATTACTGCAGTCCTCCGCTGTGGAGAAGTAAGGCTAAAAACGGGCAGTACTGCCGCAACAACAACGCCTGTGCCAAATATGGTTCAAGTTATAGGTGGTGCTACACAGATGATGGCAAAAAACACAAGTGCTGTACTTCTGATGACTGCAAATCCACTCTGAGTGGCAAAACCTGCAAGTCTGATCACCCCTGTGGCTACCATGGTGAAAAATACCTGTGGTGCCACACTACTGATGGCAGCTGGGATTATTGCTGCACAAGCTGTGGTTAG